The Phycisphaeraceae bacterium genome has a window encoding:
- the murB gene encoding UDP-N-acetylmuramate dehydrogenase translates to MLGVSGIFSDLDVAVTLDAPLGPLTWYGVGGRADVLLRPRTVEALATLVKRCRRSRTPLRVLGSGANLLVADEGVDGVVVRLDTPAFTSQEFMDVGGQPVLRVGAGADMAKVLMECTRRGLGGLSQMAGIPASVGGAVRMNAGGAFGAVGDAVRAVTTMTRSGDVHVIPASDITFGYRTTSIADPIILSVEFNLTPEDPIALRDRVKEIFAYKKSTQPLAAHSAGCAFKNPVDPETEKVVSAGKLIDEAGLKGLSVGGATVSTHHANFITVAPGAKAEEVLRLMDLIRARVYERHGIELQTEVVVWRRGERERE, encoded by the coding sequence ATGCTCGGCGTTTCCGGAATCTTCAGCGATCTTGACGTGGCCGTCACACTGGACGCCCCGCTTGGACCGCTGACGTGGTACGGCGTGGGCGGCCGCGCCGACGTGCTGCTGCGCCCGCGCACCGTCGAGGCCCTCGCCACCCTTGTCAAGCGATGCCGCCGCTCGCGCACGCCCCTGCGCGTGCTGGGCAGCGGCGCCAACCTGCTGGTGGCGGATGAGGGCGTGGACGGCGTCGTGGTGCGGCTGGACACGCCCGCCTTCACCTCGCAGGAGTTCATGGATGTGGGCGGGCAGCCCGTCCTGCGCGTGGGCGCTGGCGCGGACATGGCCAAGGTGCTCATGGAATGCACGCGGCGGGGCCTGGGCGGGCTGAGCCAGATGGCCGGCATCCCCGCCTCCGTGGGCGGCGCGGTGCGCATGAATGCGGGCGGCGCGTTCGGCGCGGTGGGCGACGCCGTGCGCGCCGTCACCACCATGACGCGGAGCGGCGACGTTCACGTCATTCCCGCCTCGGATATCACCTTCGGCTACCGCACCACCAGCATCGCCGACCCGATCATCCTGTCGGTCGAGTTCAACCTGACGCCCGAAGATCCGATCGCTTTGCGCGACAGGGTGAAGGAGATCTTCGCGTACAAGAAGAGCACGCAGCCGCTGGCCGCGCACTCCGCCGGGTGCGCCTTCAAAAACCCGGTGGACCCGGAGACGGAGAAGGTGGTGAGCGCGGGCAAGTTGATCGATGAGGCGGGGTTGAAGGGGCTGAGCGTGGGCGGAGCGACCGTGAGCACGCACCACGCCAACTTCATCACCGTGGCCCCCGGCGCCAAGGCCGAGGAGGTGCTGCGGCTGATGGACCTGATTCGCGCTCGCGTGTACGAGCGGCACGGCATCGAACTGCAGACGGAGGTGGTGGTATGGCGGCGCGGGGAGCGCGAGCGGGAGTAG
- a CDS encoding WXG100 family type VII secretion target, whose amino-acid sequence MAKAIVDPGELRRFAHTLKQFNNDLQARMAALHGQMIGLSASWRDQEQRKFAEEFEQTMKVVARFIDVSNEHVPFLLRKAERVEEYLQQR is encoded by the coding sequence ATGGCCAAGGCGATTGTCGATCCGGGCGAACTCCGGCGGTTCGCGCACACGCTCAAGCAGTTCAACAATGACCTGCAGGCCCGCATGGCCGCGCTGCACGGTCAGATGATCGGGCTGAGCGCCAGTTGGCGCGATCAGGAGCAGCGCAAATTCGCCGAGGAGTTCGAGCAGACGATGAAGGTCGTCGCCCGCTTCATCGACGTGTCCAATGAGCACGTGCCATTCCTGCTGCGCAAGGCCGAGCGCGTGGAGGAGTATCTTCAGCAGCGGTAG